One Caretta caretta isolate rCarCar2 chromosome 8, rCarCar1.hap1, whole genome shotgun sequence DNA window includes the following coding sequences:
- the PDLIM7 gene encoding PDZ and LIM domain protein 7 isoform X6 has protein sequence MSSMDSYKVMLDGPAPWGFRLQGGKDFNMPLSISRLTPGGKAAQAGVGVGDWVLSIDGENTRSMTHIEAQNKIRACGDQLSLSLSRVQCLLGKPHKDSFPCSQPPKYNFVPSTTLNKTARPFGASATPNSLPGLVTKPVTYSAPAPASTPQHNGQVSGLDLSSVTVLKVEPDHGSAAPRAPAAPGPASRPPWAVDPSFAERYAPDKTSTVLSKHSQPAMPTPMQNRSSIVQAAQQPPEGSSKTPICYQCNKVIRGRYLVALGHYYHPEEFACCQCRKGLDEGGFFEEGGSVFCPKCYDTRYAPSCAKCKKKIGGEIMHALKMTWHVQCFTCAACRTPIRNRAFYMEEGQPYCERDYEKMFGTKCRGCDFKIDAGDRFLEALGFSWHDTCFVCAICQVSLEGKTFYSKKDKPLCKSHAFSHV, from the exons ATGAGCAGCATGGACTCCTATAAAGTGATGCTGGATGGGCCGGCGCCCTGGGGATTCAGGCTGCAGGGGGGCAAGGACTTCAACATGCCCCTCTCCATCTCCAGG ctgacCCCCGGTGGCAAGGCAGCCCAGGCCGGTGTGGGAGTGGGCGACTGGGTGCTGAGCATCGATGGGGAGAACACCAGAAGCATGACTCACATCGAAGCACAGAACAAGATCCGTGCCTGCGGAGACCAGCTTTCCCTCAGCCTGAGCAG AGTCCAGTGCCTCCTGGGGAAGCCACACAAG GATTCATtcccctgctctcagcccccgaAATATAACTTCGTTCCTAGTACTACCCTCAACAAAACGGCACGGCCCTTCGGGGCCAGTGCCACGCCCAACTCGCTGCCTGGGCTGGTGACGAAACCTGTGACGTACTCGGCCCCCGCGcccgcctccaccccccagcacaaTGG CCAGGTGTCTGGGCTGGACCTGTCTTCGGTGACTGTGTTGAAGGTGGAGCCTGATCACG GTTCTGCAGCCCCCAGggccccagctgctccaggccctgccaGCCGCCCGCCCTGGGCTGTGGATCCTTCCTTTGCTGAGCGCTATGCCCCTGACAAGACCAGCACCGTGCTGAGCAAGCACAGCCAGCCGGCCATGCCCACGCCCATGCAGAACCGCAGCTCCATTGTCCAGGCCGCGCAGCAGCCCCCCGAGGGCAGCAGCAAAACCCCCATCTGCTACCAGTGCAACAAGGTCATCAG gggCCGCTACCTGGTGGCACTGGGGCATTACTACCACCCGGAGGAGTTCGCATGCTGccagtgcaggaaggggctggatGAGGGGGGCTTCTTCGAGGAGGGGGGCTCGGTCTTCTGCCCCAAGTGCTACGACACGCGCTACGCTCCCAGCTGTGCCAAGTGCAAGAAGAAGATTGGTGGG GAGATCATGCACGCCCTGAAGATGACCTGGCATGTGCAGTGCTTCACCTGCGCCGCCTGCAGAACTCCCATCCGCAACCGCGCCTTCTACATGGAGGAGGGGCAGCCCTACTGCGAGAGAG ACTACGAGAAGATGTTCGGCACAAAATGCCGTGGCTGCGACTTCAAGATTGATGCTGGTGACCGGTTCCTGGAGGCACTGGGGTTCAGCTGGCATGACACCTGCTTTGTCTGTGCG ATCTGCCAGGTCAGCCTGGAAGGGAAGACGTTCTACTCAAAGAAGGACAAACCCCTCTGCAAGAGCCATGCCTTCTCCCATGTGTAA
- the PDLIM7 gene encoding PDZ and LIM domain protein 7 isoform X5, producing the protein MSSMDSYKVMLDGPAPWGFRLQGGKDFNMPLSISRLTPGGKAAQAGVGVGDWVLSIDGENTRSMTHIEAQNKIRACGDQLSLSLSRVQCLLGKPHKVPNPDKVGAGPSPPEGKTQPRGDLGRSYVEDEHALRLMSPPVGLPNDSSKKRLIEDTEDWQPRTGTTQSRSFHILAQLTGTEFMQDPDDEHVRKASQVSGLDLSSVTVLKVEPDHGSAAPRAPAAPGPASRPPWAVDPSFAERYAPDKTSTVLSKHSQPAMPTPMQNRSSIVQAAQQPPEGSSKTPICYQCNKVIRGRYLVALGHYYHPEEFACCQCRKGLDEGGFFEEGGSVFCPKCYDTRYAPSCAKCKKKIGGEIMHALKMTWHVQCFTCAACRTPIRNRAFYMEEGQPYCERDYEKMFGTKCRGCDFKIDAGDRFLEALGFSWHDTCFVCAICQVSLEGKTFYSKKDKPLCKSHAFSHV; encoded by the exons ATGAGCAGCATGGACTCCTATAAAGTGATGCTGGATGGGCCGGCGCCCTGGGGATTCAGGCTGCAGGGGGGCAAGGACTTCAACATGCCCCTCTCCATCTCCAGG ctgacCCCCGGTGGCAAGGCAGCCCAGGCCGGTGTGGGAGTGGGCGACTGGGTGCTGAGCATCGATGGGGAGAACACCAGAAGCATGACTCACATCGAAGCACAGAACAAGATCCGTGCCTGCGGAGACCAGCTTTCCCTCAGCCTGAGCAG AGTCCAGTGCCTCCTGGGGAAGCCACACAAG GTGCCGAACCCTGACAA gGTCGGTGCCGGCCCCAGCCCACCAGAGGGGAAAACTCAGCCCCGTGGAGACCTGGGCCGCTCCTATGTGGAGGATGA GCACGCTCTGCGGCTAATGAGCCCCCCAGTCGGCCTGCCCAATGACTCCAGCAAAAAGCGGCTGATTGAGGATACGGAGGACTGGCAGCCTCGTACTGGCACCACCCAGTCCCGCTCCTTCCACATCCTGGCCCAGCTCACGGGCACAGAGTTCA TGCAAGATCCAGATGATGAGCATGTTAGAAAAGCCAG CCAGGTGTCTGGGCTGGACCTGTCTTCGGTGACTGTGTTGAAGGTGGAGCCTGATCACG GTTCTGCAGCCCCCAGggccccagctgctccaggccctgccaGCCGCCCGCCCTGGGCTGTGGATCCTTCCTTTGCTGAGCGCTATGCCCCTGACAAGACCAGCACCGTGCTGAGCAAGCACAGCCAGCCGGCCATGCCCACGCCCATGCAGAACCGCAGCTCCATTGTCCAGGCCGCGCAGCAGCCCCCCGAGGGCAGCAGCAAAACCCCCATCTGCTACCAGTGCAACAAGGTCATCAG gggCCGCTACCTGGTGGCACTGGGGCATTACTACCACCCGGAGGAGTTCGCATGCTGccagtgcaggaaggggctggatGAGGGGGGCTTCTTCGAGGAGGGGGGCTCGGTCTTCTGCCCCAAGTGCTACGACACGCGCTACGCTCCCAGCTGTGCCAAGTGCAAGAAGAAGATTGGTGGG GAGATCATGCACGCCCTGAAGATGACCTGGCATGTGCAGTGCTTCACCTGCGCCGCCTGCAGAACTCCCATCCGCAACCGCGCCTTCTACATGGAGGAGGGGCAGCCCTACTGCGAGAGAG ACTACGAGAAGATGTTCGGCACAAAATGCCGTGGCTGCGACTTCAAGATTGATGCTGGTGACCGGTTCCTGGAGGCACTGGGGTTCAGCTGGCATGACACCTGCTTTGTCTGTGCG ATCTGCCAGGTCAGCCTGGAAGGGAAGACGTTCTACTCAAAGAAGGACAAACCCCTCTGCAAGAGCCATGCCTTCTCCCATGTGTAA
- the PDLIM7 gene encoding PDZ and LIM domain protein 7 isoform X3 has translation MSSMDSYKVMLDGPAPWGFRLQGGKDFNMPLSISRLTPGGKAAQAGVGVGDWVLSIDGENTRSMTHIEAQNKIRACGDQLSLSLSRVQCLLGKPHKDSFPCSQPPKYNFVPSTTLNKTARPFGASATPNSLPGLVTKPVTYSAPAPASTPQHNGHALRLMSPPVGLPNDSSKKRLIEDTEDWQPRTGTTQSRSFHILAQLTGTEFMQDPDDEHVRKASQVSGLDLSSVTVLKVEPDHGSAAPRAPAAPGPASRPPWAVDPSFAERYAPDKTSTVLSKHSQPAMPTPMQNRSSIVQAAQQPPEGSSKTPICYQCNKVIRGRYLVALGHYYHPEEFACCQCRKGLDEGGFFEEGGSVFCPKCYDTRYAPSCAKCKKKIGGEIMHALKMTWHVQCFTCAACRTPIRNRAFYMEEGQPYCERDYEKMFGTKCRGCDFKIDAGDRFLEALGFSWHDTCFVCAICQVSLEGKTFYSKKDKPLCKSHAFSHV, from the exons ATGAGCAGCATGGACTCCTATAAAGTGATGCTGGATGGGCCGGCGCCCTGGGGATTCAGGCTGCAGGGGGGCAAGGACTTCAACATGCCCCTCTCCATCTCCAGG ctgacCCCCGGTGGCAAGGCAGCCCAGGCCGGTGTGGGAGTGGGCGACTGGGTGCTGAGCATCGATGGGGAGAACACCAGAAGCATGACTCACATCGAAGCACAGAACAAGATCCGTGCCTGCGGAGACCAGCTTTCCCTCAGCCTGAGCAG AGTCCAGTGCCTCCTGGGGAAGCCACACAAG GATTCATtcccctgctctcagcccccgaAATATAACTTCGTTCCTAGTACTACCCTCAACAAAACGGCACGGCCCTTCGGGGCCAGTGCCACGCCCAACTCGCTGCCTGGGCTGGTGACGAAACCTGTGACGTACTCGGCCCCCGCGcccgcctccaccccccagcacaaTGG GCACGCTCTGCGGCTAATGAGCCCCCCAGTCGGCCTGCCCAATGACTCCAGCAAAAAGCGGCTGATTGAGGATACGGAGGACTGGCAGCCTCGTACTGGCACCACCCAGTCCCGCTCCTTCCACATCCTGGCCCAGCTCACGGGCACAGAGTTCA TGCAAGATCCAGATGATGAGCATGTTAGAAAAGCCAG CCAGGTGTCTGGGCTGGACCTGTCTTCGGTGACTGTGTTGAAGGTGGAGCCTGATCACG GTTCTGCAGCCCCCAGggccccagctgctccaggccctgccaGCCGCCCGCCCTGGGCTGTGGATCCTTCCTTTGCTGAGCGCTATGCCCCTGACAAGACCAGCACCGTGCTGAGCAAGCACAGCCAGCCGGCCATGCCCACGCCCATGCAGAACCGCAGCTCCATTGTCCAGGCCGCGCAGCAGCCCCCCGAGGGCAGCAGCAAAACCCCCATCTGCTACCAGTGCAACAAGGTCATCAG gggCCGCTACCTGGTGGCACTGGGGCATTACTACCACCCGGAGGAGTTCGCATGCTGccagtgcaggaaggggctggatGAGGGGGGCTTCTTCGAGGAGGGGGGCTCGGTCTTCTGCCCCAAGTGCTACGACACGCGCTACGCTCCCAGCTGTGCCAAGTGCAAGAAGAAGATTGGTGGG GAGATCATGCACGCCCTGAAGATGACCTGGCATGTGCAGTGCTTCACCTGCGCCGCCTGCAGAACTCCCATCCGCAACCGCGCCTTCTACATGGAGGAGGGGCAGCCCTACTGCGAGAGAG ACTACGAGAAGATGTTCGGCACAAAATGCCGTGGCTGCGACTTCAAGATTGATGCTGGTGACCGGTTCCTGGAGGCACTGGGGTTCAGCTGGCATGACACCTGCTTTGTCTGTGCG ATCTGCCAGGTCAGCCTGGAAGGGAAGACGTTCTACTCAAAGAAGGACAAACCCCTCTGCAAGAGCCATGCCTTCTCCCATGTGTAA
- the PDLIM7 gene encoding PDZ and LIM domain protein 7 isoform X4, with protein MSSMDSYKVMLDGPAPWGFRLQGGKDFNMPLSISRLTPGGKAAQAGVGVGDWVLSIDGENTRSMTHIEAQNKIRACGDQLSLSLSRVQCLLGKPHKDSFPCSQPPKYNFVPSTTLNKTARPFGASATPNSLPGLVTKPVTYSAPAPASTPQHNGCRTLTRSVPAPAHQRGKLSPVETWAAPMWRMMQDPDDEHVRKASQVSGLDLSSVTVLKVEPDHGSAAPRAPAAPGPASRPPWAVDPSFAERYAPDKTSTVLSKHSQPAMPTPMQNRSSIVQAAQQPPEGSSKTPICYQCNKVIRGRYLVALGHYYHPEEFACCQCRKGLDEGGFFEEGGSVFCPKCYDTRYAPSCAKCKKKIGGEIMHALKMTWHVQCFTCAACRTPIRNRAFYMEEGQPYCERDYEKMFGTKCRGCDFKIDAGDRFLEALGFSWHDTCFVCAICQVSLEGKTFYSKKDKPLCKSHAFSHV; from the exons ATGAGCAGCATGGACTCCTATAAAGTGATGCTGGATGGGCCGGCGCCCTGGGGATTCAGGCTGCAGGGGGGCAAGGACTTCAACATGCCCCTCTCCATCTCCAGG ctgacCCCCGGTGGCAAGGCAGCCCAGGCCGGTGTGGGAGTGGGCGACTGGGTGCTGAGCATCGATGGGGAGAACACCAGAAGCATGACTCACATCGAAGCACAGAACAAGATCCGTGCCTGCGGAGACCAGCTTTCCCTCAGCCTGAGCAG AGTCCAGTGCCTCCTGGGGAAGCCACACAAG GATTCATtcccctgctctcagcccccgaAATATAACTTCGTTCCTAGTACTACCCTCAACAAAACGGCACGGCCCTTCGGGGCCAGTGCCACGCCCAACTCGCTGCCTGGGCTGGTGACGAAACCTGTGACGTACTCGGCCCCCGCGcccgcctccaccccccagcacaaTGG GTGCCGAACCCTGACAA gGTCGGTGCCGGCCCCAGCCCACCAGAGGGGAAAACTCAGCCCCGTGGAGACCTGGGCCGCTCCTATGTGGAGGATGA TGCAAGATCCAGATGATGAGCATGTTAGAAAAGCCAG CCAGGTGTCTGGGCTGGACCTGTCTTCGGTGACTGTGTTGAAGGTGGAGCCTGATCACG GTTCTGCAGCCCCCAGggccccagctgctccaggccctgccaGCCGCCCGCCCTGGGCTGTGGATCCTTCCTTTGCTGAGCGCTATGCCCCTGACAAGACCAGCACCGTGCTGAGCAAGCACAGCCAGCCGGCCATGCCCACGCCCATGCAGAACCGCAGCTCCATTGTCCAGGCCGCGCAGCAGCCCCCCGAGGGCAGCAGCAAAACCCCCATCTGCTACCAGTGCAACAAGGTCATCAG gggCCGCTACCTGGTGGCACTGGGGCATTACTACCACCCGGAGGAGTTCGCATGCTGccagtgcaggaaggggctggatGAGGGGGGCTTCTTCGAGGAGGGGGGCTCGGTCTTCTGCCCCAAGTGCTACGACACGCGCTACGCTCCCAGCTGTGCCAAGTGCAAGAAGAAGATTGGTGGG GAGATCATGCACGCCCTGAAGATGACCTGGCATGTGCAGTGCTTCACCTGCGCCGCCTGCAGAACTCCCATCCGCAACCGCGCCTTCTACATGGAGGAGGGGCAGCCCTACTGCGAGAGAG ACTACGAGAAGATGTTCGGCACAAAATGCCGTGGCTGCGACTTCAAGATTGATGCTGGTGACCGGTTCCTGGAGGCACTGGGGTTCAGCTGGCATGACACCTGCTTTGTCTGTGCG ATCTGCCAGGTCAGCCTGGAAGGGAAGACGTTCTACTCAAAGAAGGACAAACCCCTCTGCAAGAGCCATGCCTTCTCCCATGTGTAA
- the PDLIM7 gene encoding PDZ and LIM domain protein 7 isoform X2 — translation MSSMDSYKVMLDGPAPWGFRLQGGKDFNMPLSISRLTPGGKAAQAGVGVGDWVLSIDGENTRSMTHIEAQNKIRACGDQLSLSLSRVQCLLGKPHKDSFPCSQPPKYNFVPSTTLNKTARPFGASATPNSLPGLVTKPVTYSAPAPASTPQHNGCRTLTSQHALRLMSPPVGLPNDSSKKRLIEDTEDWQPRTGTTQSRSFHILAQLTGTEFMQDPDDEHVRKASQVSGLDLSSVTVLKVEPDHGSAAPRAPAAPGPASRPPWAVDPSFAERYAPDKTSTVLSKHSQPAMPTPMQNRSSIVQAAQQPPEGSSKTPICYQCNKVIRGRYLVALGHYYHPEEFACCQCRKGLDEGGFFEEGGSVFCPKCYDTRYAPSCAKCKKKIGGEIMHALKMTWHVQCFTCAACRTPIRNRAFYMEEGQPYCERDYEKMFGTKCRGCDFKIDAGDRFLEALGFSWHDTCFVCAICQVSLEGKTFYSKKDKPLCKSHAFSHV, via the exons ATGAGCAGCATGGACTCCTATAAAGTGATGCTGGATGGGCCGGCGCCCTGGGGATTCAGGCTGCAGGGGGGCAAGGACTTCAACATGCCCCTCTCCATCTCCAGG ctgacCCCCGGTGGCAAGGCAGCCCAGGCCGGTGTGGGAGTGGGCGACTGGGTGCTGAGCATCGATGGGGAGAACACCAGAAGCATGACTCACATCGAAGCACAGAACAAGATCCGTGCCTGCGGAGACCAGCTTTCCCTCAGCCTGAGCAG AGTCCAGTGCCTCCTGGGGAAGCCACACAAG GATTCATtcccctgctctcagcccccgaAATATAACTTCGTTCCTAGTACTACCCTCAACAAAACGGCACGGCCCTTCGGGGCCAGTGCCACGCCCAACTCGCTGCCTGGGCTGGTGACGAAACCTGTGACGTACTCGGCCCCCGCGcccgcctccaccccccagcacaaTGG GTGCCGAACCCTGACAAGTCA GCACGCTCTGCGGCTAATGAGCCCCCCAGTCGGCCTGCCCAATGACTCCAGCAAAAAGCGGCTGATTGAGGATACGGAGGACTGGCAGCCTCGTACTGGCACCACCCAGTCCCGCTCCTTCCACATCCTGGCCCAGCTCACGGGCACAGAGTTCA TGCAAGATCCAGATGATGAGCATGTTAGAAAAGCCAG CCAGGTGTCTGGGCTGGACCTGTCTTCGGTGACTGTGTTGAAGGTGGAGCCTGATCACG GTTCTGCAGCCCCCAGggccccagctgctccaggccctgccaGCCGCCCGCCCTGGGCTGTGGATCCTTCCTTTGCTGAGCGCTATGCCCCTGACAAGACCAGCACCGTGCTGAGCAAGCACAGCCAGCCGGCCATGCCCACGCCCATGCAGAACCGCAGCTCCATTGTCCAGGCCGCGCAGCAGCCCCCCGAGGGCAGCAGCAAAACCCCCATCTGCTACCAGTGCAACAAGGTCATCAG gggCCGCTACCTGGTGGCACTGGGGCATTACTACCACCCGGAGGAGTTCGCATGCTGccagtgcaggaaggggctggatGAGGGGGGCTTCTTCGAGGAGGGGGGCTCGGTCTTCTGCCCCAAGTGCTACGACACGCGCTACGCTCCCAGCTGTGCCAAGTGCAAGAAGAAGATTGGTGGG GAGATCATGCACGCCCTGAAGATGACCTGGCATGTGCAGTGCTTCACCTGCGCCGCCTGCAGAACTCCCATCCGCAACCGCGCCTTCTACATGGAGGAGGGGCAGCCCTACTGCGAGAGAG ACTACGAGAAGATGTTCGGCACAAAATGCCGTGGCTGCGACTTCAAGATTGATGCTGGTGACCGGTTCCTGGAGGCACTGGGGTTCAGCTGGCATGACACCTGCTTTGTCTGTGCG ATCTGCCAGGTCAGCCTGGAAGGGAAGACGTTCTACTCAAAGAAGGACAAACCCCTCTGCAAGAGCCATGCCTTCTCCCATGTGTAA
- the PDLIM7 gene encoding PDZ and LIM domain protein 7 isoform X1: protein MSSMDSYKVMLDGPAPWGFRLQGGKDFNMPLSISRLTPGGKAAQAGVGVGDWVLSIDGENTRSMTHIEAQNKIRACGDQLSLSLSRVQCLLGKPHKDSFPCSQPPKYNFVPSTTLNKTARPFGASATPNSLPGLVTKPVTYSAPAPASTPQHNGCRTLTSQVGAGPSPPEGKTQPRGDLGRSYVEDEHALRLMSPPVGLPNDSSKKRLIEDTEDWQPRTGTTQSRSFHILAQLTGTEFMQDPDDEHVRKASQVSGLDLSSVTVLKVEPDHGSAAPRAPAAPGPASRPPWAVDPSFAERYAPDKTSTVLSKHSQPAMPTPMQNRSSIVQAAQQPPEGSSKTPICYQCNKVIRGRYLVALGHYYHPEEFACCQCRKGLDEGGFFEEGGSVFCPKCYDTRYAPSCAKCKKKIGGEIMHALKMTWHVQCFTCAACRTPIRNRAFYMEEGQPYCERDYEKMFGTKCRGCDFKIDAGDRFLEALGFSWHDTCFVCAICQVSLEGKTFYSKKDKPLCKSHAFSHV from the exons ATGAGCAGCATGGACTCCTATAAAGTGATGCTGGATGGGCCGGCGCCCTGGGGATTCAGGCTGCAGGGGGGCAAGGACTTCAACATGCCCCTCTCCATCTCCAGG ctgacCCCCGGTGGCAAGGCAGCCCAGGCCGGTGTGGGAGTGGGCGACTGGGTGCTGAGCATCGATGGGGAGAACACCAGAAGCATGACTCACATCGAAGCACAGAACAAGATCCGTGCCTGCGGAGACCAGCTTTCCCTCAGCCTGAGCAG AGTCCAGTGCCTCCTGGGGAAGCCACACAAG GATTCATtcccctgctctcagcccccgaAATATAACTTCGTTCCTAGTACTACCCTCAACAAAACGGCACGGCCCTTCGGGGCCAGTGCCACGCCCAACTCGCTGCCTGGGCTGGTGACGAAACCTGTGACGTACTCGGCCCCCGCGcccgcctccaccccccagcacaaTGG GTGCCGAACCCTGACAAGTCA gGTCGGTGCCGGCCCCAGCCCACCAGAGGGGAAAACTCAGCCCCGTGGAGACCTGGGCCGCTCCTATGTGGAGGATGA GCACGCTCTGCGGCTAATGAGCCCCCCAGTCGGCCTGCCCAATGACTCCAGCAAAAAGCGGCTGATTGAGGATACGGAGGACTGGCAGCCTCGTACTGGCACCACCCAGTCCCGCTCCTTCCACATCCTGGCCCAGCTCACGGGCACAGAGTTCA TGCAAGATCCAGATGATGAGCATGTTAGAAAAGCCAG CCAGGTGTCTGGGCTGGACCTGTCTTCGGTGACTGTGTTGAAGGTGGAGCCTGATCACG GTTCTGCAGCCCCCAGggccccagctgctccaggccctgccaGCCGCCCGCCCTGGGCTGTGGATCCTTCCTTTGCTGAGCGCTATGCCCCTGACAAGACCAGCACCGTGCTGAGCAAGCACAGCCAGCCGGCCATGCCCACGCCCATGCAGAACCGCAGCTCCATTGTCCAGGCCGCGCAGCAGCCCCCCGAGGGCAGCAGCAAAACCCCCATCTGCTACCAGTGCAACAAGGTCATCAG gggCCGCTACCTGGTGGCACTGGGGCATTACTACCACCCGGAGGAGTTCGCATGCTGccagtgcaggaaggggctggatGAGGGGGGCTTCTTCGAGGAGGGGGGCTCGGTCTTCTGCCCCAAGTGCTACGACACGCGCTACGCTCCCAGCTGTGCCAAGTGCAAGAAGAAGATTGGTGGG GAGATCATGCACGCCCTGAAGATGACCTGGCATGTGCAGTGCTTCACCTGCGCCGCCTGCAGAACTCCCATCCGCAACCGCGCCTTCTACATGGAGGAGGGGCAGCCCTACTGCGAGAGAG ACTACGAGAAGATGTTCGGCACAAAATGCCGTGGCTGCGACTTCAAGATTGATGCTGGTGACCGGTTCCTGGAGGCACTGGGGTTCAGCTGGCATGACACCTGCTTTGTCTGTGCG ATCTGCCAGGTCAGCCTGGAAGGGAAGACGTTCTACTCAAAGAAGGACAAACCCCTCTGCAAGAGCCATGCCTTCTCCCATGTGTAA